The sequence below is a genomic window from Arthrobacter sp. U41.
GGCGATCGCCACGAGCCCGGTCGCCTGCGCCACCGCGCGCGCCTTGAGCAGCGAGTTCTCGGCGAAGGTCACACCGGTCTCGGCAACGTCGGGAGCGCCGACGGCGCCCGCGTCCACCACCTGGGTGTCGACGTCGAGGCCGGGCACCTGCCCGCGCAGCAGCTCACGAAGTTCCCGGAGCTTGCCCCGGTTGTGCGTGGCGAGCACCAGTACCGGCGCGGGTCCGGGCTGCGCTGCTCCCTGCTTTGCGGTGCCCCCTGTCACGGGGCTTCCGCCAGGGTGTCACGCTGGATGGCGGCCAGCTGCTCCGTGCCCATCAGGGCCAGGTCCAGCAGTTTGTTGAGCTCATCACGGTCGAAGGGGGCGCCTTCGGCGGTTCCCTGGACTTCGACGAACTTGCCGGACCCGGTGACGACGACGTTCATGTCGGTCTCGGCGCGGACATCCTCGACGTACGGCAGGTCCAGCATCGGGATGCCGTCGATGATGCCGACGGAGATGGCGGAGACGGTGTCGATCAGCGGCTGGGCGTTGCGGGCGATCATCTTGTTCTCGCGGGCAAAGCGGATGGCCTCGGCCAGGGCCACGTAGGCGCCGGTGATGGCGGCAGTGCGGGTTCCGCCGTCGGCCTGCAGGACATCGCAGTCCAGCACGATGGTGATCTCGCCCAGGGCCTTGGTGTCGATGATGGATCGCAGCGAACGGCCGATGAGCCGGGAGATTTCGTGGGTGCGGCCGCCGATCTTGCCCTTGACGGACTCGCGGTCGGAGCGGGTGTTGGTGGCGCGCGGAAGCATGGCGTATTCGGCCGTGACCCAGCCGCGGCCCTCGCCCTTGAGCCAGCGCGGGACGCCCTCGGTCAGGGAGGCCGTGCACAGCACCCGGGTGTTGCCGAACTCGATCAGGGCCGATCCCTCGGCCTGCTTGGACCAGCCGCGGGTGATGCTGATCGGACGGAGCTGATCGGGGGTGCGGCCATCGGCGCGGATAACGGGGACAGTTAGGGCTTCGGAAGTCATGCCATTAGCTTATCGACCCTTCCCGGAACGACCGCGCCCACCAGGACTGCCCGGAGGGCGGGGTCCCGCTCAGATGGTGTAATGCACTCCTGCGACGGCCACGGCCACGTGCTGGCCGAAGACGTCCTTGGCTTCCGCCATAACGGTTGTCGGGGACGTCCAGACCGGGATGTGGGTCAGCAGCAGCCGCCGGGCAGCTGCGGCCACGGCGGCCTCCCCGGCGCGCTTGCCGGTCAGGTGCACGTCCTTGATGCCGTCGTCGCGGCCTTCCTCGAAGGCCGCCTCGCAGAGGAACAGATCGGCGTCGCGGGCAGCGTCCTCGAGACCGCTGCAGGAGTCGGTGTCGCCCGAGTAGCTGAGCACCCGGGTGACGGGGTTGCCGTCGCTGTCCGGTTCGGTGACCTCCACCCGGAGCGCGTACGCCTCTTCCACCGGGTGGTTGACGGCGTAGGGGGTGACCGTGAACGGTCCCATGGTCACCGGCTTGCGCTCGGACCAGTTGCTGAAGTCGAATTCCTCGTGCATCCCCGGGTCCAGTTCCAGGCCGTAGGCCGTGGCCATCCGGTCGGCAGTGGCGGCGGGGCCCCAG
It includes:
- the rph gene encoding ribonuclease PH: MTSEALTVPVIRADGRTPDQLRPISITRGWSKQAEGSALIEFGNTRVLCTASLTEGVPRWLKGEGRGWVTAEYAMLPRATNTRSDRESVKGKIGGRTHEISRLIGRSLRSIIDTKALGEITIVLDCDVLQADGGTRTAAITGAYVALAEAIRFARENKMIARNAQPLIDTVSAISVGIIDGIPMLDLPYVEDVRAETDMNVVVTGSGKFVEVQGTAEGAPFDRDELNKLLDLALMGTEQLAAIQRDTLAEAP
- a CDS encoding MBL fold metallo-hydrolase; amino-acid sequence: MKLTIVGCTGSFPGPGSPASCYLLTATDGERNWKIVLDLGSGALGAIQRYTDLEDIDGIFLTHLHPDHCMDLCGLHVAVRWKPGGWGRGRIPVWGPAATADRMATAYGLELDPGMHEEFDFSNWSERKPVTMGPFTVTPYAVNHPVEEAYALRVEVTEPDSDGNPVTRVLSYSGDTDSCSGLEDAARDADLFLCEAAFEEGRDDGIKDVHLTGKRAGEAAVAAAARRLLLTHIPVWTSPTTVMAEAKDVFGQHVAVAVAGVHYTI